The Henckelia pumila isolate YLH828 chromosome 2, ASM3356847v2, whole genome shotgun sequence genome includes a window with the following:
- the LOC140882539 gene encoding small ribosomal subunit protein uS15 yields the protein MGRMHSRGKGISASALPYKRTPPSWLKISSQDVEDNICKFAKKGMTPSQIGVILRDSNGIAQVKSVTGSKILRILKAHGLAPEIPEDLYHLIKKAVAIRKHLERNRKDKDSKFRLILVESRIHRLARYYKKTKKLPPVWKYESTTASTLVA from the exons TAAGGGTATTTCTGCCTCAGCTCTGCCTTACAAGAGAACTCCTCCTAGTTGGCTCAAAATCTCTTCCCAAGAT GTGGAAGACAATATTTGCAAGTTTGCGAAGAAAGGAATGACTCCGTCGCAGATCGGCGTGATTCTTCGTGATTCCAATGGAATCGCTCAGGTGAAAAGCGTCACGGGAAGCAAGATTCTACGTATTCTCAAGGCACATG GTCTTGCTCCGGAGATCCCGGAAGATCTTTATCACTTGATCAAGAAAGCAGTGGCCATCAGGAAGCATTTGGAGAGGAACAGGAAGGATAAGGACTCCAAATTCAGGCTGATTTTGGTTGAGAGCAGGATTCACCGTCTGGCACGGTACTACAAGAAGACCAAGAAGCTCCCACCTGTTTGGAAATA CGAGTCAACCACTGCCAGCACCCTCGTGGCGTAG
- the LOC140883131 gene encoding small ribosomal subunit protein uS10y-like: MAFEAMKPTKPGLEEPLEQIHKIRITLSSKNVKNLEKVCADLVRGARDKKLRVKGPVRFPTKVLHITTRKSPCGEGTNTWDRFELRVHKRVIDLFSSPDVVKQITSITIEPGVEVEVTIADS; this comes from the exons ATGGCGTTTGAAGCAATGAAGCCGACGAAGCCTGGGCTGGAAGAGCCTCTGGAGCAAATTCATAAGATCCGTATCACTCTCTCTTCGAAGAACGTTAAAAACCTCGAGAAag TATGTGCTGATCTTGTACGTGGTGCTAGGGACAAAAAGCTAAGGGTCAAGGGACCCGTGAGATTTCCTACTAAGGTTCTTCACATCACCACTAGGAAGTCACCATGTGGTGAAG GTACTAATACATGGGATCGGTTTGAGCTCCGAGTTCACAAGCGCGTGATTGACCTTTTCAGCTCCCCAGATGTCGTTAAGCAGATAACTTCAATCACTATTGAGCCTGGTGTAGAGGTTGAAGTTACCATTGCTGATTCGTAG